The genomic stretch TGCATAATCCGAACGGGATACGGTATGGAATAGTCCTACAACTGAATAGAGTCGTAGAACGTAGGTGCCATCGGCTTAATTGCCTACCGAGGCTTGAGAGGAACACAACGGATAGTGGACGATTGAAGCGTCCGTGAAATCTCGTTGTTCGCTGTTTATTCCTCTTTGGATGTAAGCCTCCAGGCACCTGGGGGCTTTTTGCATGCAATCGTATACCGAATTGACAGGTGTATATGGAAACCAAGGCATCGCGCTACGGTTACTATACAATCGACATAGAAAGGAACTGAAACATGCCGAATCAGGCAAATGTTCAGCAGACAGAACAAATTCGTGAGATTTTTGACAATGCCGATGTTGTTTTGCTAACAGACTTTCAGGGGCTGACCGTCGTAGAAATTAACGAACTGCGAAACCAACTCCGAGCAGCCGATATCCGCTATAAGGTCTGTAAGAATACATTGATAAACGTTGTCGCTCAAGAAAGAGGTATTGATGGCTTAGCACCTTATCTCAAAGGGAATACAGCCCTTGCTACCGGTACAGATCCAGCGACATCTTCAAAAATCTTGCTTGAATTTGGCGAGGAACACGAAAATTTTAAGATTAAAGGTGGCATTCTCGGAACACAAATAATCGATGCGGCAGGCGTTGAAGCCCTGAAAGATATGCCATCACGAGATGTTTTGATTGCCCGCACTGTCGGGATGATCGGGGCACCTCTCACCGGACTCGTCAATACCTTAAGTCAGGGTTCACCGATTACAGGGATGGTGAACGTACTCAGTGGAACGATACGTCAGGTAACCTCTGTCCTAACACAGGTTGCCGACCAAAAGAAAGAGGCGGAAGACGCCTAACCCAAAAGCGCATACCGCGCTTTATCAAATATTGTAGGGTAATTAAGTCCCAGTGACTTAACCTTGCACGACTTGATCAGAAGGTTTCTAATCAAGTTAATTTGATACTACACATAGAAAGGATAAAAACATGGCCGCAGACTTGGATAAATTGATTGACGAAATTAGCAATATGACAGTTCTGGAACTTTCTGAACTCGTCAAAGCCTTAGAGGATAAATTCGGAGTCAGTGCATCAGCCGCGCCAGCAATCGCTATGCCCGGAATGATGCCAGCTGCTGCGGATGGAGCAGCAGAAGAGGCCGCCGAAGCCGAAGAGCAAACAGAATTCGACGTTCAACTCAAAGACTTCGGTTCCAAGAAGATTCCGGTGATCAAAGAGGTTCGCGCAATTACTGGACTCGGATTGAAGGAAGCGAAAGAGAAAGTCGAATCCGCACCGGTTGTCATTCAAGAAGGCATTGCTAAAGAGGAAGCCGAGAAAACGAAAGAACAACTCGAAGCTCTCGGTGCTGAAGTCGAAATCATATAGACGGAAACATACCGTTTTACATTACACACA from Candidatus Poribacteria bacterium encodes the following:
- a CDS encoding 50S ribosomal protein L10 encodes the protein MPNQANVQQTEQIREIFDNADVVLLTDFQGLTVVEINELRNQLRAADIRYKVCKNTLINVVAQERGIDGLAPYLKGNTALATGTDPATSSKILLEFGEEHENFKIKGGILGTQIIDAAGVEALKDMPSRDVLIARTVGMIGAPLTGLVNTLSQGSPITGMVNVLSGTIRQVTSVLTQVADQKKEAEDA
- the rplL gene encoding 50S ribosomal protein L7/L12 encodes the protein MAADLDKLIDEISNMTVLELSELVKALEDKFGVSASAAPAIAMPGMMPAAADGAAEEAAEAEEQTEFDVQLKDFGSKKIPVIKEVRAITGLGLKEAKEKVESAPVVIQEGIAKEEAEKTKEQLEALGAEVEII